The segment GGGCTCGGAGACCAAGCCGGCGCCCACCGGCGTCAGGATGCCTCCACACCGGATCACATCCGCCCGTACCGCCCCGGAGACCCGCCCGGCCGGATCCTGTGGAAGGCCCTGGCTCGCACCGGCAAGCTGCACATCCGCGAAACGGTCGCAGGAGGCCGTGACACGCTCTGGATCGACTGGTCCTCCATGCCGGCCAGCGACACCGAAGCGCGCCTCTCCATGCTGTGCCATCAGATCCTGACCGCCGAGGCCGAAGGCCGCGCCTGGGGTCTGCGCCTGCCCGACCAGACCCTCCCGCCCGGGCAGGGCCCGGCGCAGCGGGAGCGAGGCCTGCGCGCCCTCGCCGAATTCCGCTTCGAGCCGATCCCCTTGCCGGTCGCGGAAACGGCTAGGGGAACCAAGAAGTGAACCGTTCGAGCCGGCAGCATTTACCGGAGTTGCGGGGCCTGGAACTCGCGCTGCTCGCCCTGCCAGTGGCCGCGCTGCCACATGCCTGGCACCAGCCACTGTGGGTCACGCTGCTCGTAGCGGCCGCCATCCTGCTGCGCAGCTGGCTCCATCTGCGCGACCGCAAGCCCCCTTCCATCGGACTGATGGCCCTGCTCGCCGCTTTCGCGGGCGGGCTGACGTTCCTGCAGTACGGCACCCTGTTCGGGCAGGAGGCAGGCACCGCCCTGCTGCTGGTCATGATGGCGCTCAAACTGCTCGAGACCCGCAACCGGCGCGATATCGTGATCGGGCTGTTCCTCGGCTATTTCGTGGTCGTCACCACCTATTTCTTCGACCAGTCGATGCTGATCGCCGCCTGGTCTCTGCTGTCTGCCTGGCTGCTCACCGCCGCCCTGGTCCAGGTGCATGCCGGGCGCCCCCTCGAACGGCGGCGCCTGGCGAAGCATTCCGGCTGGATGATGGTCCATGCCTTCCCGTTCATGCTGATCCTGTTCGTCGCCTTCCCGCGCGTACAGGGACCACTGTGGGGCGACCCGCAACGCGACGAGGTGGCTACCACGGCCCTTTCCGGCGAACTGAACCCTGGCGACATCGCGGAACTGCTGCAGGACGAAACCACCACCATGCGCGTCCAGTTTCACGGCTCCGTCCCGCCGCCCCGGGCGCAATACTGGCGGGCACTGGTGATGACGGACTTTGACGGCCGCCGCTGGCAGGCCGAAGGGGGACAATCCAGCATCGAGCTGCCACAGCCCGGAGACTCGGACCGCGTGGTGGCCTACACCGCGACGCTGGAGCCCACCCGCATGCGCTACCTGCCGGTACTCGACTACCCCGTGGCGCTGCCCGACAACGCCGAGTACCGCGACAACCACCAGGTCGTCCGCGACCGACGGATCGTGAACCGCATCCAGTACGACGCCGAGGCCGACCTGACACGTCCGCCAGGCGCCGGCGAAGCCCTGAGCAGGTCCGCCCGTGAACGCGCTCTTGAGCTCCCACCCAGCGCAGCCCCTCGCGCACGTGCCGAGGTCGCTCTCTGGCGCGCCACGCATGGTGACGATGACCGCGCGATCATCCAGGCCGCCCTGGATCGCTTCGCCGCCGCCCCCTATCGTTACACCTTGCAGCCCCCAACGCTCGAGGGGGATGTCACCGACCAGTTCCTGTTCGAGACCCAGGCCGGTTACTGCGAGCACTATGCCTCCGCGTTCGCCGTGCTGATGCGCTCGGCGGGGATCCCGACCCGCGTGGTTACGGGCTACCAGGGGGGCGAATGGATGCAGCGGGGCGAATACCTGCGCCTGCGCAATGCCGACGCGCACGCCTGGAACGAGGTCTGGCTGGATGGCGAGGGCTGGATTCGCGTCGACCCCACCGCGGCGATCGCGCCGGAGCGGATCGAGGCCGGCATCGGCGGCCTCACCGGTGGCGACGGCGAACCCATGCCCGATTTCCTGCGTCGTGACGGGCTGGGCTGGGTGCAGCAACTTCGATTTGGCTTCGAAGACTGGCGCGATTTCGCCCGGTTCCGCTGGGAGAGCTGGGTGCTGGCATTCGATCCCGAGCGCCAGCGGGAACTGTTTGCCCGTTTCGGGCTCGACGCGACGGACTGGCGTGACATTGTCACGGCACTGGGCGTCGGCTTTGGCCTGCTGGCTGCCGTGGCCCTGGTCTGGAGCGGCTGGCGCAGGCCTCGTCGCCAGCTGGAGGTGCCGGATCGCCTCCTGCACCGACTTTCCCGGCGGATCGAACGCCAACAGACAGGACTGGGACGGCGCCCGCACGAGCCCGTCATCACCTGGACCCGACGCGTCAAGGTTGCACGGCCGGATCTCGCGCCCCTCGTCGATGCCTTCGCCGAGCACTACAACCGGGTCCGCTTCGCGCCCGCCCGGCCCGACGACCGGGCCAGACACCTGACAACCCTGCGCCGCCTCGCTGCATCCGACCTTCGCAAACCCGCCGCCGACCCGCCCTTGCCGCGGACAACCTAGGATTCGTTCAAAGCAAAAAAGGCCCGGCCGGATTCAGCATCCGACCGAGCCTCCAGGTCTTCCGAAGCGGCGCAGGGAGCCCCAGGCCGCCAGATCGTCTGGCCGCTATCAGGCCGCGTCGTTACGGAAGATGAAGTGGTGACGCGCGCCACGGCGCTCGTCCTGACGGCGAGCCACCTTCTGCACTTCCGGGCGGTTGGCAAACTGCGCCAGCGTGATGCCGTCGAGGAAGTCGTACAGCTGCTGGCTCAGATCATCCCACAGCTCGTGCGTCAGGCAGCGTTCGCCATCCTGGCAGTCCTTGTGGCCCTTGCAGCGGGTCACGTCCACCGATTCATCAACCGCCGTGATGATGTTGGCAATGCTGATCTGGTCGGCACGTTTGGCCAGGCGATAACCGCCGCCCGGACCCCGCACGCCTTCCACCAGGTCGGCCTTGCGCAGTTTCGCAAACAGTTGTTCCAGATAGGACAACGAGATGCCCTGGCACTGCGAGATGTCGGCCAGGGTCACCGGTCCCACCCGATCATGGATCGCAAGATCCATCATGGCGGTCACCGCGTAGCGGCCCTTGGTTGAGAGTTTCATGTCTTAAAGCCTCCGAGAAACCGTGATTGTGCGTGTCGAGGTCGACATCCATTCACAGAATCGAATCCGTTCACCTTTCCTGACAACCAGAGTCAGGAATAATTCCCTTTCTACCTGACAGTGTTGGTCAGGAATAATTCCCTGATTATATCAGGCGATTGCCGGGAATTCACGTACGCCAGACGCAGGTTATTGTGAGAGCCGTCCGATACTGACCGAGTTCCCACGGAATTTATTAGAGAATTAGGGATTTATGAATGACGTCGATCTTGGCCCGCGCTGGCCCGTCGGACGTGCGCTAGACCGGAAGGATGCGGCCGGTTTCGTAATCCGGGCCGTTCAGGATCACGACGAGGGTCCCCACCGGGAGGCGGGGAAACAGTTCGATGACCTCGTCGTTGCGCATGCGCACGCAGCCTTCGGAGGCCGGCTGGCCGATGCGCCCTTCTTCATCCGTACCGTGAATGTAGATGTAGCGGTGGTAGGAGTCGATGCTGCCCCCGCGATTCAGGCCAGGCTCCAGGCCTTCGAGCCAGAGAATCCGCGAGGTAATGTTGTCACGCTGGCTGCGCTCGCCCTCGCCGGTCAGGATCTCCGCGATCTCGCCCGTGTTCGCGCGCGCACGGAACACAGTACCGCGCTCGGCCCCATCGCCGAAGCGCTCGGCAATGCGATGCAGCCCCAGGGGTGTCTTGTACGTGCCGTTCTCGTTCCCGATACCGCGTTCGGAGGTCGAGACATCGAAGATTTCCGTGACCTTGCCATCTTCCCAGACGTACAGGCGCTGCTGGTCCACGCGCACCACGACGACCGGAAGGCCATCGGCGGTTCCCGCTTGTGCCCGCGCCGCTTCAACGACCGGTTCGATCCACTGCAAACTCGGCAAGGTCACTACTCTCTCGTCACTTCTTGTTGGCCAGATCCAGCACCTCGCCCGCCACGGGCGTGTTCACCAGTCCCTCGCCCCGCAGCGAGGCCAGGTACTCGAGGTAATCCGGGGGCAGTCCGGTCACGTACTCGCCGGTAAACACGGAGCAATCGAAGGTCTCGATGTTCCGGTTCCCCCGCCGCACGGCCTTTTGCAGGTCTTCCAGGTCCTGGTAGATCAGGCGGTCGGCGGCGATCGCCTCGCATACTTCCTGTTCGTCTCTGCCGTGGGCGATGAGTTCATGCGCCGCGGGCATGTCGATGCCATAGACATTCGGGTAGCGCACCGGGGGTGCTGCGGAGGCGAAGTAGACCTTCTTCGCACCGGCCTCGCGCGCCATCATCACGATCTCGCGCGACGTGGTGCCGCGGACGATCGAGTCGTCCACCAGCATCACGTTCTTGCCACGAAACTCCAGCGAGATCGCGTTGAGCTTCTGGCGCACGGATTTTCGTCGCTTGGTCTGCCCCGGCATGATGAACGTACGGCCGATGTATCGGTTCTTGATGAAGCCTTCGCGGTACTTGATGTTCAGTTCGTGCGCCATCTCCAGCGCCACAGTGCGGCCGGTATCGGGGATCGGCACGATGACGTCGATGTCGTGATCCGGCCAGATGCGGCGGATCTTCTCGCCCAGCGCGGTGCCCATGCGCATACGCGCCCGGTGCACGAACACGTTGTCGATCACCGAATCAGGCCGGGCAAAGTACACATGCTCGAAGATACAGGGGTTG is part of the Thioalkalivibrio sp. K90mix genome and harbors:
- a CDS encoding DUF3488 and transglutaminase-like domain-containing protein, whose protein sequence is MNRSSRQHLPELRGLELALLALPVAALPHAWHQPLWVTLLVAAAILLRSWLHLRDRKPPSIGLMALLAAFAGGLTFLQYGTLFGQEAGTALLLVMMALKLLETRNRRDIVIGLFLGYFVVVTTYFFDQSMLIAAWSLLSAWLLTAALVQVHAGRPLERRRLAKHSGWMMVHAFPFMLILFVAFPRVQGPLWGDPQRDEVATTALSGELNPGDIAELLQDETTTMRVQFHGSVPPPRAQYWRALVMTDFDGRRWQAEGGQSSIELPQPGDSDRVVAYTATLEPTRMRYLPVLDYPVALPDNAEYRDNHQVVRDRRIVNRIQYDAEADLTRPPGAGEALSRSARERALELPPSAAPRARAEVALWRATHGDDDRAIIQAALDRFAAAPYRYTLQPPTLEGDVTDQFLFETQAGYCEHYASAFAVLMRSAGIPTRVVTGYQGGEWMQRGEYLRLRNADAHAWNEVWLDGEGWIRVDPTAAIAPERIEAGIGGLTGGDGEPMPDFLRRDGLGWVQQLRFGFEDWRDFARFRWESWVLAFDPERQRELFARFGLDATDWRDIVTALGVGFGLLAAVALVWSGWRRPRRQLEVPDRLLHRLSRRIERQQTGLGRRPHEPVITWTRRVKVARPDLAPLVDAFAEHYNRVRFAPARPDDRARHLTTLRRLAASDLRKPAADPPLPRTT
- the purF gene encoding amidophosphoribosyltransferase; protein product: MCGVVGIVGRGPVNQPLYDALLVLQHRGQDAAGIVTCDDEGRLHLRKDNGLVRDVFNDQHMQGLIGNMGIGHVRYPTAGSSSSAEAQPFYVNSPFGITLGHNGNLINARELKQALFATDRRHINTDSDSEILLNVFAQELLRYLDNGLTADSVFNAVERVHERAKGAYGVVAMIAGRGLLAFRDPNGIRPIVYGSREAEEGGREWMVASESAALESQGFELERDLAPGEAVFITPEGEVSTRVCAEDTQLNPCIFEHVYFARPDSVIDNVFVHRARMRMGTALGEKIRRIWPDHDIDVIVPIPDTGRTVALEMAHELNIKYREGFIKNRYIGRTFIMPGQTKRRKSVRQKLNAISLEFRGKNVMLVDDSIVRGTTSREIVMMAREAGAKKVYFASAAPPVRYPNVYGIDMPAAHELIAHGRDEQEVCEAIAADRLIYQDLEDLQKAVRRGNRNIETFDCSVFTGEYVTGLPPDYLEYLASLRGEGLVNTPVAGEVLDLANKK
- a CDS encoding L,D-transpeptidase is translated as MTLPSLQWIEPVVEAARAQAGTADGLPVVVVRVDQQRLYVWEDGKVTEIFDVSTSERGIGNENGTYKTPLGLHRIAERFGDGAERGTVFRARANTGEIAEILTGEGERSQRDNITSRILWLEGLEPGLNRGGSIDSYHRYIYIHGTDEEGRIGQPASEGCVRMRNDEVIELFPRLPVGTLVVILNGPDYETGRILPV
- the iscR gene encoding Fe-S cluster assembly transcriptional regulator IscR, encoding MKLSTKGRYAVTAMMDLAIHDRVGPVTLADISQCQGISLSYLEQLFAKLRKADLVEGVRGPGGGYRLAKRADQISIANIITAVDESVDVTRCKGHKDCQDGERCLTHELWDDLSQQLYDFLDGITLAQFANRPEVQKVARRQDERRGARHHFIFRNDAA